In Candidatus Binatus sp., a genomic segment contains:
- a CDS encoding LLM class F420-dependent oxidoreductase — translation MKFGIAFANSGAFSEPALMGHLATTAERCGFESFWTVEHVVVPVKHIPYPGSKDGQMPGGDTVAIPDPLLPLAYVAAITKTIKLATGILILPQRHPIYTAKEVATLDVLSGGRAILGIGSGWMKEEFEALGIDFHHRGAMTDEAIRAMRALWSEGTSSFEGKHFKFGPLHSYPKPVRKNVPIHVGGHSPAAARRAGRYGDGFFPTVVNPEKLKPLFDLVRTEAQKAGRDPADIEFTCMAPSMRPDNLKALADLGVARVVMTPPGTKPEVITRTLEKFQEEIIARI, via the coding sequence ATGAAATTCGGAATTGCCTTCGCCAACTCGGGAGCTTTTAGCGAGCCTGCCCTGATGGGTCATCTGGCGACCACCGCCGAGCGATGCGGTTTCGAATCCTTCTGGACTGTCGAGCACGTCGTAGTGCCCGTTAAGCATATCCCTTACCCGGGAAGCAAAGACGGCCAAATGCCCGGGGGCGATACGGTGGCGATTCCAGATCCTCTACTACCCCTTGCCTATGTCGCGGCGATCACCAAGACCATCAAGCTCGCGACCGGAATACTAATCCTGCCGCAGCGACATCCGATTTACACCGCTAAGGAGGTCGCCACGCTGGACGTGTTATCCGGCGGACGGGCGATCCTTGGGATCGGAAGCGGCTGGATGAAAGAGGAATTTGAGGCGCTTGGAATCGATTTCCACCATCGCGGCGCGATGACCGACGAAGCTATCCGGGCGATGCGCGCGCTCTGGAGCGAAGGCACATCGTCGTTTGAAGGCAAGCACTTCAAGTTCGGCCCCCTTCATTCTTATCCAAAGCCGGTGAGGAAAAATGTCCCAATTCACGTCGGCGGCCATTCGCCCGCTGCTGCCAGACGCGCAGGGCGCTACGGCGACGGATTTTTTCCAACGGTGGTGAATCCGGAAAAATTGAAACCGCTTTTCGATCTGGTGAGAACCGAGGCGCAGAAGGCAGGACGCGATCCAGCCGATATCGAATTTACCTGCATGGCTCCATCAATGCGGCCGGACAATCTGAAGGCACTCGCAGACCTCGGCGTTGCGCGGGTCGTGATGACCCCGCCGGGCACGAAGCCCGAGGTCATCACGCGAACACTCGAGAAGTTTCAGGAGGAAATCATCGCGCGGATATAG
- a CDS encoding NAD(P)/FAD-dependent oxidoreductase, with protein MDDKSFIADLKLDFDPDALRQKYIQERDKRVRTDGNAQYVEITGKFAHYLDDPYVKPFDRAPLTDEVNVVVIGGGFGGLLAGARFHEAGIKDVRIIESGGDFGGTWYWNRYPGAQCDIESYCYLPLVEELGYTPKEKYSFAPEIYEHSQRIAKHYNLYDNALFQTRVTELRWDEDNARWIISTDRGDIMRARFVVMATGPLNRPKLPAIKGIEEFEGHTFHTSRWDYDYTGGDHSGGLTKLADKRVAVIGTGATAIQCVPFVGEYAKQLYVFQRTPSSVDLRGNRPTDPEWAQSLKPGWQRERRENFNNMVIGVPVEKDLVNDGWTDIFRNLGIAAKKTAKAAQMSKRETAMLMEIADFQKMNGIRARVETTVADPATAEALKPWYRQFCKRPTFNDDYLPTFNRPNVKLIDTSEYQGVQRITKTGIVANDVEYDVDCIIFATGFEVGTAWTRRAGYEVIGMGGKTLTDYWADGMKTYHGFSSHGFPNCFILGPSQNGTSVNLTSVLDDQAQHIGYIIKQVTDRGLRYSQPTKKAEEEWVAEIKRLAVVAARFLSNCTPGYYNNEGHFEDGGEGLFGGVYAPGINAFNALMAKWREKGDLEGLELG; from the coding sequence ATGGACGATAAGAGTTTTATCGCTGATTTGAAGCTGGATTTCGATCCGGACGCCCTGCGGCAGAAGTACATACAGGAGCGCGACAAGCGTGTTCGCACCGACGGCAACGCGCAATATGTCGAAATCACCGGCAAGTTCGCGCATTATCTGGACGATCCGTATGTCAAGCCTTTTGACCGCGCTCCGCTTACCGACGAGGTCAATGTAGTCGTCATCGGAGGAGGTTTCGGCGGATTGCTGGCCGGCGCGCGCTTCCACGAAGCAGGCATCAAGGACGTTCGAATCATCGAATCGGGCGGCGACTTCGGTGGCACGTGGTATTGGAATCGCTATCCCGGCGCTCAGTGCGATATCGAAAGCTATTGCTACCTGCCGCTGGTCGAGGAGCTTGGCTATACGCCGAAAGAGAAATACTCCTTCGCGCCTGAGATCTACGAGCACTCGCAGCGGATCGCAAAGCATTACAACCTTTATGACAATGCGCTGTTCCAGACGCGCGTGACGGAACTGCGCTGGGACGAAGACAATGCGCGATGGATCATCTCGACCGATCGCGGCGACATCATGCGGGCCCGTTTCGTGGTCATGGCCACCGGACCGCTGAACCGTCCGAAATTGCCGGCCATCAAGGGCATCGAGGAATTCGAGGGCCACACTTTCCACACCAGCCGCTGGGATTACGATTACACCGGCGGCGATCACTCGGGCGGACTGACCAAGCTCGCCGACAAGCGCGTCGCAGTGATCGGCACCGGCGCCACGGCCATCCAGTGCGTGCCGTTCGTCGGCGAGTACGCCAAGCAGCTCTATGTATTCCAGCGCACGCCGTCGTCGGTGGATCTTCGCGGCAACCGGCCCACCGATCCTGAGTGGGCGCAGAGCCTGAAGCCCGGATGGCAGCGGGAGCGGCGCGAGAACTTCAACAATATGGTCATCGGTGTCCCGGTCGAGAAGGACCTGGTTAACGACGGCTGGACCGACATCTTCCGCAACCTCGGAATCGCGGCGAAAAAGACTGCCAAGGCCGCCCAAATGTCGAAACGCGAAACGGCGATGCTGATGGAAATCGCCGACTTTCAGAAGATGAACGGCATCCGCGCTCGGGTCGAGACTACCGTCGCCGATCCGGCCACCGCGGAGGCGCTGAAGCCTTGGTACCGTCAGTTCTGCAAGCGGCCGACCTTCAACGACGACTATCTGCCGACCTTCAACCGACCCAACGTCAAGCTAATCGACACCAGCGAGTATCAGGGCGTGCAGCGGATCACCAAGACTGGCATCGTGGCGAACGACGTCGAGTACGACGTCGATTGCATCATCTTCGCCACCGGCTTCGAGGTCGGCACGGCGTGGACTCGTCGCGCGGGCTACGAGGTGATCGGGATGGGCGGCAAAACCTTGACCGACTATTGGGCCGACGGGATGAAGACCTATCATGGCTTCTCCAGTCATGGCTTCCCGAACTGCTTCATCTTGGGCCCGTCGCAAAACGGCACGTCGGTGAACCTGACGTCGGTGCTGGACGACCAGGCCCAGCACATTGGCTACATCATCAAACAGGTGACGGACCGGGGCCTTCGCTACTCGCAGCCGACTAAAAAAGCGGAGGAGGAGTGGGTCGCGGAAATCAAACGTCTGGCGGTGGTCGCGGCGCGCTTTCTCTCGAACTGCACGCCCGGCTACTACAACAACGAGGGCCATTTCGAAGATGGCGGCGAGGGCCTATTTGGCGGAGTCTATGCACCGGGCATCAACGCCTTCAACGCGCTGATGGCCAAATGGCGCGAGAAGGGCGATCTTGAGGGCCTCGAGTTAGGCTGA
- a CDS encoding LLM class F420-dependent oxidoreductase: MKIGMTAIGIGKAARPATIRAVAENADRLGFATLWAPEHVVLFDSHESKYPYSDDGRFMAGSTIDLLDPFIGLTYAAAFSQRIRLATGICLVAEHNPLVLAKVIASLDRVSSGRLALGVGIGWSVEEFAALGIPFEKRAQRTCEYIEAMRKLWDEPKSSYKGEFVRFDGVRSFPKPPQGAKLPVIFGGESMPALRRVARMGNGWFGVKLNPEQAAAKIATLRSLMSEAGRDIADLEIIISPYENQVTAEDLRAYHELGVAEFVPFVRLPGDDTRIPEALEQVAREWIEPAAKLR; encoded by the coding sequence ATGAAGATCGGAATGACGGCAATCGGGATCGGGAAGGCGGCGCGTCCGGCGACGATTCGCGCAGTCGCCGAAAACGCGGACCGGCTGGGCTTTGCGACGCTCTGGGCGCCCGAACACGTCGTGCTGTTCGACAGCCACGAATCGAAGTACCCCTATTCCGATGACGGCCGCTTCATGGCTGGCAGCACGATCGATCTTCTCGATCCCTTCATCGGACTGACGTACGCGGCCGCGTTCAGCCAGCGCATCAGGCTGGCGACTGGAATCTGCCTGGTCGCGGAACACAATCCGCTGGTGCTTGCAAAGGTGATTGCGAGTCTCGATCGCGTTAGCTCCGGCCGCCTCGCGCTTGGGGTTGGTATCGGATGGTCCGTCGAGGAATTTGCCGCACTGGGAATCCCGTTTGAAAAACGGGCGCAACGCACCTGCGAATATATCGAGGCGATGCGCAAGCTGTGGGACGAACCAAAGTCCAGCTACAAGGGCGAGTTCGTCCGCTTTGACGGCGTCCGCAGTTTTCCCAAACCTCCGCAAGGCGCCAAGCTGCCGGTTATCTTTGGTGGCGAGAGTATGCCGGCGCTGCGGCGGGTCGCACGCATGGGTAACGGCTGGTTCGGCGTCAAGTTAAACCCGGAACAGGCCGCAGCAAAAATCGCGACGCTCCGTTCGTTAATGAGCGAAGCCGGCCGCGATATCGCGGATCTGGAAATCATCATCTCACCGTATGAGAACCAGGTGACCGCCGAGGACCTGCGCGCGTATCACGAACTCGGCGTTGCGGAGTTCGTGCCTTTCGTGCGCCTGCCCGGGGATGACACCAGGATTCCCGAAGCGCTCGAGCAGGTCGCGCGCGAGTGGATAGAGCCCGCCGCGAAGCTTCGTTAG